Proteins from a single region of Lelliottia sp. JS-SCA-14:
- a CDS encoding DUF2931 family protein: MRHGKIFTLVLMLTTTACHSSIPPSSEEAGEMPYGKWGFVFFTPKELPAFVNYVGIIDENNILYSFRNLDSTDEDDASVSSWDKRYMRFAMFNKALHPPVNMLFCWDSIIDKRTYETRITLPKSVRTQMSVSTGIDIFGEKAWYSTMLFGLAPEGKVRIWLQNSGGGDNLLVQPEKITTLSGDKLDGCKGISRLEMSYTIPDGYDQSIKNFIKGKTYPYGKW, from the coding sequence ATGAGACATGGAAAAATATTCACCCTCGTTCTGATGCTGACGACAACAGCCTGTCATTCCAGCATCCCACCCTCTTCGGAAGAAGCAGGAGAAATGCCTTACGGAAAATGGGGTTTCGTTTTTTTCACACCTAAGGAACTGCCCGCTTTCGTCAATTATGTTGGCATTATCGACGAAAACAACATCCTCTATTCATTCAGAAATTTAGACAGTACAGATGAGGATGATGCAAGTGTTTCCTCGTGGGATAAAAGGTACATGCGTTTTGCAATGTTTAACAAAGCACTTCATCCCCCTGTAAACATGCTGTTTTGCTGGGATTCCATTATTGATAAACGCACCTATGAAACGAGAATTACTCTTCCTAAATCGGTGCGTACGCAAATGAGTGTGTCGACAGGGATAGATATATTCGGCGAAAAGGCATGGTACAGCACGATGTTATTTGGTCTGGCTCCTGAGGGTAAGGTCAGAATCTGGCTCCAAAATAGTGGTGGGGGTGACAATCTTCTCGTGCAACCAGAAAAAATAACTACATTGTCTGGAGATAAACTGGATGGCTGTAAAGGTATTAGCCGCCTTGAGATGTCTTATACCATCCCTGATGGATACGACCAAAGCATCAAAAATTTCATCAAAGGCAAAACCTATCCGTACGGAAAATGGTAA
- the lpxM gene encoding lauroyl-Kdo(2)-lipid IV(A) myristoyltransferase (LpxM is lauroyl-Kdo(2)-lipid IV(A) myristoyltransferase, an enzyme characterized in Escherichia coli and involved in biosynthesis of the form of lipid A found in that species and some closely related species.), whose amino-acid sequence METQKNNSEFIPEFEKSFRHPRNWGAWLGVYAFAGIALLPASVRDPVLGKIGLIAGRVGKSARRRAQINLFYCFPEKSDAEREAIIDAMFTTAPQAMAMMGELALRGPDKIKDRVDWKGLEIIEEMRRNDEKVIFLVPHGWGVDIPAMLMASQGQKMAAMFHNQGNKIFDYVWNTVRRRFGGRLHARNDGIKPFIKSVREGYWGYYLPDQDHGAEHSEFVDFFATYKATLPAIGRLMKVCRARVVPLFPVYDGKTHRLTIEVRPPMDDLLEADDNTIARRMNEEVEIFVGPHLEQYTWILKLLKTRKPGETEPYKRNELYPKR is encoded by the coding sequence ATGGAAACCCAAAAAAACAATAGTGAATTCATTCCCGAGTTTGAGAAATCTTTTCGCCATCCGCGCAACTGGGGCGCCTGGCTGGGCGTTTATGCGTTTGCGGGCATCGCACTGCTTCCTGCCTCCGTGCGCGATCCGGTCCTTGGTAAAATCGGCCTGATCGCCGGCCGAGTGGGCAAAAGCGCGCGCCGTCGCGCGCAAATTAATCTCTTCTACTGTTTCCCGGAAAAAAGCGACGCCGAGCGGGAAGCGATTATCGACGCCATGTTCACCACTGCGCCGCAGGCGATGGCGATGATGGGCGAGCTGGCGCTGCGCGGGCCGGACAAGATTAAGGATCGCGTGGACTGGAAAGGGCTGGAGATTATTGAGGAGATGCGTCGCAACGACGAAAAGGTGATCTTCCTCGTGCCGCACGGCTGGGGTGTGGATATTCCGGCCATGCTGATGGCCTCGCAGGGGCAGAAGATGGCGGCCATGTTCCACAACCAGGGCAACAAAATCTTCGACTACGTCTGGAACACCGTCCGCCGCCGGTTCGGTGGCCGACTGCATGCGCGTAACGACGGGATCAAACCGTTCATCAAGTCAGTGCGTGAAGGCTACTGGGGCTATTACCTGCCGGATCAGGATCACGGGGCCGAGCACAGCGAATTTGTCGATTTCTTTGCCACCTATAAAGCGACACTGCCCGCGATTGGCCGTCTGATGAAAGTCTGTCGCGCACGCGTGGTGCCACTTTTCCCTGTTTACGACGGCAAAACCCATCGCCTGACCATCGAAGTGCGCCCGCCGATGGACGACCTGCTGGAAGCAGACGACAACACCATCGCGCGCCGGATGAACGAAGAGGTCGAAATTTTCGTGGGTCCGCATCTCGAGCAGTACACCTGGATCCTGAAGCTGCTTAAGACGCGCAAGCCCGGTGAGACAGAGCCGTATAAGCGCAATGAGTTGTACCCTAAGCGATAG